CGCGACCTGGACGTCGCGCGCGATCCAGGCGAATTCCTGGCCAAGGCCCTGACGGCGAACGCTGCCAACTCCGCCCGCGTACGCCTCTACGTCACTCTTGCCGCGGCCTCGACCGACCCCGCACACCCGGCCCACACGTACTTCAGGGAACGCTTCGCCCTGCTGCGCACCACGATCGCCGAGCACCTCACGACCGAGCAGCGGGCCGGCCGAGCGAGCCCCGGGCTCGACCCGCACTTCACCGCCTCAGCCCTCGTCGCGGCGACCGACGGCATCCAACTCCAGTGGCTGAGCGACCCCGACATCGACATGGCGGACCACGTCCGCGGGGTCTGGCGAATGCTCACCGCGATGCCCGGCTCGGCGGACGCCGCCGCATCACGCGGGTAGCGCCTCAGACAGGATCGGCCACCTCGTGGCCCGTGACCGCTCGGGCGTAGGCGCG
This DNA window, taken from Streptomyces sp. NBC_01445, encodes the following:
- a CDS encoding TetR/AcrR family transcriptional regulator — protein: MTVRNSYPKGVAKREEILKVTLEIFGREGERNTTLRMVAKESHISLTGLMHYFESKDHLLTEVLRANDRAAEARFRDLDVARDPGEFLAKALTANAANSARVRLYVTLAAASTDPAHPAHTYFRERFALLRTTIAEHLTTEQRAGRASPGLDPHFTASALVAATDGIQLQWLSDPDIDMADHVRGVWRMLTAMPGSADAAASRG